A single genomic interval of Penicillium psychrofluorescens genome assembly, chromosome: 2 harbors:
- a CDS encoding uncharacterized protein (ID:PFLUO_003246-T1.cds;~source:funannotate) gives MPSPQNVRKLVLTAAVTSITIAGSLYGASIKTDQEVSEAKRKRQEATFDEQMTALQNMRSNLTVRKGMMETQIRDLDARMQEKQQKGIGGESKNKPHEGR, from the exons ATGCCCTCGCCTCAAAATGTCCGCAAGCTGGTTCTGACGGCGGCAGTTACCTCTATTACCATCGCAGGTTCTCTGTATGGGGCAAGTATAAAGACAGATCAAGAGGTGTCCGAG GCCAAACGGAAACGCCAGGAAGCCACATTCGACGAGCAGATGACAGCCCTGCAAAACATGCGGTCCAATCTCACCGTCCGGAAAGGAATGATGGAGACACAGATCCGAGACTTGGATGCGAGGATGCAGGAGAAGCAGCAAAAAGGAATTGGTGGCGAGAGCAAAAACAAACCGCATGAGGGTCGATGA
- a CDS encoding uncharacterized protein (ID:PFLUO_003250-T1.cds;~source:funannotate), which yields MSVSASIPDTSLGLTSSEIQILRQQQQIALQGHASNGISRGRGTGRSSNSSSRATSAASSQGRLLLDPMSLRALSHQLDGLQAQIRGRIEYLEDQMQLSIQNTYDRAGNMIRNADAEIARTRAILASIDELDNELAKISHIRDIVKGFRARIESLDHRLDHTSRRRH from the exons ATGTCCGTCTCAGCCTCGATCCCCGACACATCGCTTGGCctcacctcctccgagatccagatccttcgccagcagcagcagatcgCCCTGCAGGGCCATGCCAGCAATGGGATTTCCAGGGGCCGAGGAACAGGGAGAAGCAGCAACTCCAGCTCGCGGGCGACCAGCGCCGCCAGCAGCCAGGGCCGGCTGCTCCTCGACCCCATGAGTCTTCGCGCCCTGTCGCACCAGCTAGATGGCTTGCAGGCGCAGATCCGTGGCCGTATCGAATAT CTCGAGGACCAAATGCAACTCTCCATCCAGAACACCTACGATCGCGCGGGGAATATGATCCGCAATGCTGATGCCGAGATCGCTCGCACTCGCGCCATCCTCGCCTCGATCGATGAATTGGATAACGAGCTGGCGAAGATCTCCCACATTCGCGACATCGTCAAGGGTTTCCGCGCCCGCATCGAGAGCCTGGATCATCGCCTCGACCACACCTCGCGTCGCCGACATTAA
- a CDS encoding uncharacterized protein (ID:PFLUO_003251-T1.cds;~source:funannotate) translates to MAKGKKEPKNVNSHTKARLAYLRQAAAHFQASASGDAGSRGVDDSDSTPAQGDSQPMTNLSRVYLSQMRGVSMKTQTRLPIEVKRSFCKRCDTLLVPGVNCSHEVQNASRGGNKPWADVRVVRCLVCKTEKRFPQTDKRGKKLVERRKEAVPQVDIDKPISLT, encoded by the coding sequence ATGGCCAAAGGCAAGAAAGAGCCCAAAAATGTCAACAGCCACACCAAGGCTCGTCTGGCATATCTACGACAAGCCGCGGCCCATTTCCAAGCCTCGGCCTCAGGAGATGCAGGCAGCCGCGGTGTAGATGACAGCGACTCGACACCGGCACAGGGCGACAGTCAGCCGATGACCAATCTGTCGAGGGTATATCTCTCCCAGATGCGCGGGGTGTCCATGAAAACGCAAACTCGGCTCCCCATCGAGGTGAAGAGGTCATTCTGCAAGCGGTGCGATACGCTCCTGGTTCCCGGTGTAAACTGCTCGCATGAAGTGCAAAATGCCAGCCGAGGCGGCAATAAGCCCTGGGCGGATGTACGGGTCGTGCGGTGTCTTGTCTGCAAGACCGAGAAACGGTTTCCTCAGACCGACAAACGAGGCAAGAAGCTAGTTGAGCGGCGGAAGGAAGCGGTGCCGCAAGTCGACATCGACAAACCAATCAGCCTGACCTGA
- a CDS encoding uncharacterized protein (ID:PFLUO_003249-T1.cds;~source:funannotate) translates to MAKDKDRALNPAAAQRKQEKQKSVKKGKAEAQSRRNEKLARRNPDRIQRQINDLKSAEENGQRLRPRDKEVLEALERDLKAVLKAREALGEKAPKFAQHHHHSQDNDGRGRDGGVLGKRRRGSDTGRFQPESESSETDEEVRRIPMPRDTPPPIPRSHRQGRGRGADAGAETETNRHGPHPLPSRPTAVEHKTVYEAKPEIRDLRQEATNRFVPAAVRRKQDSVRGTGKLLEPEEMDKLEMAGYTAGPGQAGTSQQGQEQQPQPAESISEEEQRRMEEEERRFNRELKTVQIEEVEDEDA, encoded by the coding sequence ATGGCCAAAGACAAAGACCGTGCGCTCAACCCCGCCGCAGCGCAGCGCAAGCAGGAGAAACAGAAGAGTGTCAAGAAAGGCAAAGCTGAAGCACAATCCCGACGCAATGAGAAGCTCGCGCGTCGCAACCCAGACCGCATCCAGCGGCAGATCAACGATCTCAAATCTGCCGAGGAGAATGGACAGCGGCTTCGCCCGCGCGACAAGGAGGTTCTCGAGGCGCTGGAGCGCGATCTCAAGGCTGTTCTGAAGGCGCGCGAGGCGCTGGGCGAGAAGGCACCGAAGTTTGctcagcatcaccaccataGCCAAGATAACGATGGACGAGGCCGGGATGGGGGAGTTCTGGGCAAGCGGCGACGAGGCTCAGACACGGGACGGTTCCAGCCTGAATCGGAAAGCAgcgagacggacgaggaagTGCGGCGAATCCCCATGCCGCGAGATACGCCGCCGCCTATTCCGCGCAGCCACCggcaaggaagaggaagaggagcagatGCAGGTGCAGAGACCGAGACAAATCGCCACGGACCACACCCTCTCCCATCACGCCCAACAGCTGTGGAACACAAGACCGTCTACGAGGCGAAGCCCGAGATCCGCGATTTGCGCCAGGAAGCGACCAACAGATTCGTGCCCGCGGCTGTGCGGCGGAAGCAGGATTCTGTCCGGGGAACGGGGAAGCTGCTTgagccggaggagatggataAACTAGAGATGGCGGGGTATACAGCTGGACCTGGACAGGCTGGTACGAgtcaacaagggcaagaacAACAGCCGCAGCCTGCGGAGAGCATCagtgaggaggagcagagacggatggaggaggaggagaggcgCTTTAATCGGGAGTTGAAGACGGTGCAGattgaggaggtggaggatgaggatgctTGA
- a CDS encoding uncharacterized protein (ID:PFLUO_003247-T1.cds;~source:funannotate) has protein sequence MAERSVLRKDQLELSLHNEKKLIKEGTIKDDNPLDLSEPFRELCSACRKGDLKVCQEKITEGVNVNARDPYDYTPLILASLCGHYEVAQLLLESGSLCERDTFQGERCLYNALNDRIRNLLLAYDYSKSTDPLQPLAAHITSLLTRESPVTADIVVTAGDESLYLHKFVLAARSPYFRGKLTGAPATTTWKLPTTIPPEAFGAAMKYLYFGDPPRELRSGPGTGFTETEVFAGVDKIAKYLEIRSLVDSIIDSGDRRLARQRRTMELAKGREQLEGWFRENVLGNRVVVETSKANDVKWDRNNAIFADVLLRADELPDEAEDDTNDAAAMRSDSLPLGLASSAPGSRVAVAGMSTLFPCHRAMLLRSEFFQVMFSSSFREAHMKDHLNIIDVDCSPEVLEIVLTFLYTEKADFPLDVAVEVLFAADMLFIEKLKAKAAVVISTLGSGGMSQVNAARTRGKEEDDIDIYSIIRAAWLTRVQRLEEFAARFLAYRLEAHIDSPEFADLIQESASRIQARQETDSIELLDDIRFYLNERFRLRFDDAGIEEMMEDGAVPENVANAQDMEKITDGVESLDVSKKTDAAVPTETASKKEQVHIPEIRTLDGALVEDEFDEDAMNYEILMGKLDTLLENLNLDA, from the exons atgGCCGAGCGGAGTGTTCTGCGcaaggaccagctggaaCTCAGCCTACACAATGAAAAGAAGCTGATCAAGGAGGGGACGATCAAGGATGATAACCCACTGGACCTCAGTGAGCCTTTTCGTGAACTGTGCAGCGCTTGCCGAAAGGGCGATCTGAAAGTCTGccaggagaagatcaccgAGGGTGTCAATGTGAACGCCCGGGATCCGTACGACTATACGCCGTTGATTTTG GCTAGTTTGTGTGGGCACTATGAAGTGGCGCAACTACTGCTCGAGTCCGGCTCCTTATGCGAGCGAGATACATTTCAAGGTGAACG ATGTCTATATAACGCCCTGAATGACCGCATACGAAATCTGCTTCTCGCATATGACTATTCCAAGTCCACAGACCCGCTGCAACCGTTGGCTGCCCATATAACTTCTCTGCTCACACGGGAATCTCCCGTGACAGCTGACATCGTCGTCACGGCTGGCGATGAATCTCTTTACTTGCATAAATTCGTTCTCGCAGCACGCTCTCCATACTTCCGCGGCAAATTAACGGGTGCGCCTGCTACGACGACTTGGAAGCTCCCGACCACCATTCCGCCAGAAGCATTTGGTGCCGCGATGAAATACCTTTACTTTGGAGACCCTCCTCGGGAATTGAGAAGTGGGCCAGGAACCGGATTTACCGAAACGGAGGTTTTTGCTGGCGTCGACAAGATAGCCAAGTATCTGGAGATCCGCAGTCTCGTGGACAGTATCATCGATAGCGGAGATCGCAGATTGGCGAGACAACGGAGGACTATGGAGCTTGCCAAGGGACGAGAACAACTGGAGGGGTGGTTTCGAGAGAATGTCCTGGGAAACAGAGTGGTTGTGGAGACCTCCAAGGCAAATGATGTGAAATGGGATCGGAACAATGCGATCTTCGCAGATGTTCTCCTTCGCGCCGATGAATTACCAGATGAGGCGGAGGACGATACAAACGACGCAGCGGCCATGCGGTCTGACTCGCTTCCCCTCGGCCTTGCATCCTCCGCACCAGGTTCCAGAGTAGCCGTGGCAGGGATGTCAACATTGTTTCCCTGCCACCGTGCCATGCTACTTCGGTCCGAGTTCTTCCAAGTCATGTTCTCATCTTCTTTCCGGGAAGCCCATATGAAGGACCACCTGAACATCATTGATGTCGATTGTTCGCCCGAAGTCTTAGAAATCGTCCTGACCTTCCTGTACACCGAAAAGGCCGATTTTCCCTTGGATGTTGCAGTTGAAGTTTTGTTCGCGGCCGATATGCTATTCATCGAGAAGCTGAAAGCCAAAGCCGCCGTGGTGATCAGCACTCTGGGAAGCGGCGGCATGTCCCAAGTCAACGCAGCGAGGACCCGcggaaaggaagaggatgacaTTGATATATATTCGATCATCCGGGCTGCCTGGCTGACGCGAGTCCAGCGATTGGAGGAATTTGCCGCTCGCTTCCTGGCCTATCGACTAGAAGCGCACATCGACTCGCCTGAGTTTGCAGACTTGATCCAGGAATCCGCGTCTCGGATTCAAGCACGACAAGAAACAGACTCGATTGAATTACTGGATGATATCCGCTTTTATCTCAATGAACGCTTTAGACTGCGCTTTGACGATGCAGGCAttgaggagatgatggaagaCGGAGCGGTGCCGGAGAATGTCGCAAACGCACAGGATatggagaagatcaccgATGGAGTTGAGTCTCTCGATGTGTCCAAGAAGACGGATGCGGCCGTTCCGACAGAGACAGCCTCTAAGAAAGAGCAGGTGCATATTCCAGAGATCCGGACCTTGGATGGTGCGCTCGTTGAGGACGAATTCGACGAAGATGCGATGAACTACGAGATTTTGATGGGCAAGCTGGACACGCTCTTGGAGAATCTCAACCTTGACGCTTGA
- a CDS encoding uncharacterized protein (ID:PFLUO_003248-T1.cds;~source:funannotate) has protein sequence MAIALAEADKYDILEKIGCGSFGIIRKVKRKSDGFILCRKEINYIKMSQKEREQLTAEFNILSSLRHPNIVAYYHREHLKASQDLYLYMEYCGGGDLGMVIKNLKKTNKYAEEEFVWRILSQLVTALFRCHYGADPADVGSNILGPGSKPAGLKGKQGQVTILHRDLKPENIFLGSDSTVKLGDFGLSKQMQSHDFASTYVGTPFYMSPEICAAEKYTLRSDIWAVGCIMYELCQKEPPFNARTHIQLVQKIREGKFDPLPEVYSPELKNVIGSCLRVNPDHRPDTAALINLPIIRLMRKEKEVFDLGKTLRKREEVAVQRVREMEQNLTKMEKEKQQLKGEIESTVRREWEVKARLEIDRQVQDELDRLRKKFESEVQERVAIEVEKHKRNSNPPPVRDDNFRTSRQGWRSSRSSGQGSRSSSSMTEESDAPSSIDLSQVSLESPTSTTRKPVKREARTPFCRSKTVVESPMDVQMGEPSPISIASLSLSPRRTSAAGGGRNIFAEGEQKKAKWEPTLAYSDDEDDTPDLPSPTRPKVKPDPFKAPPRPLLRQNTATLMQKLSTQPPLFPSNGSRLPQVSPSGAAPPSQPESRHAASESRGRSPHRRLSKIPSSSNLAADAGSGSPTRRSASKPSSKTATGGGEEMFKAVMQRNMGGRTLVELAQARAGGRPVDEFKRCASESKATGSCSSLKSLDREPPAVWDPERDEMPSPFLARGKKVIRNLR, from the exons ATGGCGATTGCTTTGGCTGAAGCGGACAAGTATGACATCTTGGAAAAGATTG GATGTGGCTCCTTCGGTATTATTCGCAAAGTCAAGCGGAAATCCGATGGATTC ATACTTTGCCGCAAGGAGATCAATTACATCAAAATGTcccagaaggaaagggaacAGCTCACGGCCGAGTTCAACATCCTGAGCTCCCTTCGACACCCCAACATCGTCGCGTACTACCACCGGGAACACCTCAAGGCCAGTCAGGATCTGTACCTGTACATGGAATACTGTGGTGGGGGAGACCTGGGAATGGTCatcaagaacctgaagaagacAAACAAGTACGCCGAGGAGGAATTCGTCTGGCGCATTCTCTCCCAGCTCGTCACGGCCCTGTTCCGATGCCACTATGGTGCCGACCCGGCCGATGTGGGATCCAACATTCTTGGGCCCGGCTCCAAGCCGGCTGGTCTGAAGGGCAAGCAGGGCCAGGTGACGATCCTCCACCGCGACCTCAAGCCCGAGAATATCTTCCTGGGCAGCGACAGCACGGTCAAGCTGGGCGACTTTGGGTTGTCCAAGCAGATGCAGTCACACGACTTCGCGTCAACGTACGTGGGCACGCCTTTCTACATGTCGCCGGAGATCTGTGCCGCCGAGAAATACACTCTGCGCTCTGACATTTGGGCGGTCGGTTGTATCATGTATGAGCTGTGCCAGAAGGAGCCGCCATTCAATGCCCGGACGCACATCCAGCTCGTCCAAAAGATCCGCGAAGGGAAATTTGACCCCCTTCCTGAGGTCTATTCGCCGGAACTCAAGAATGTTATCGGAAGTTGTCTGCGCGTTAACCCAGACCATCGTCCGGACACCGCTGCTCTGATCAacctccccatcatccgCCTAATGcgcaaagagaaagaggtgTTTGATCTTGGAAAGACCCTGCGCAAGCGCGAGGAAGTGGCCGTGCAGAGAGTCCGGGAGATGGAACAAAACCTCACCAAaatggagaaggagaagcagcagctcAAGGGCGAGATCGAGAGCACCGTCCGCCGCGAGTGGGAGGTCAAGGCCCGGCTGGAGATTGACCGGCAGGTGCAGGACGAACTGGACCGACTTCGCAAGAAGTTTGAGTCTGAGGTTCAAGAGCGAGTCGCAATTGAGGTGGAGAAACACAAGAGGAACAGCAACCCACCTCCCGTACGAGACGATAACTTTCGCACAAGCAGGCAGGGCTGGCGATCATCTCGAAGCAGTGGTCAAGGCTCTCGGTCCTCTAGTAGCATGACAGAAGAGTCAGATGCACCGTCAAGCATCGACCTCAGCCAGGTCTCTCTCGAATCGCCCACTTCAACCACCAGGAAACCCGTGAAGCGGGAGGCACGCACCCCATTCTGCCGGTCGAAGACGGTGGTCGAATCACCTATGGACGTCCAGATGGGCGAGCCCTCCCCAATCTCTATCGCTTCGCTCTCCCTATCTCCGCGTCGCACCTCTGCTGCCGGAGGCGGCCGCAACATTttcgccgagggcgagcaaAAGAAAGCCAAATGGGAGCCCACACTGGCGTactccgacgatgaagacgacaCACCCGATCTGCCGTCACCCACGCGGCCCAAGGTGAAGCCCGACCCCTTCAAGGCGCCTCCACGCCCCCTCCTGCGCCAAAACACCGCGACCTTGATGCAGAAACTAAGCACCCAGCCACCTCTATTCCCGTCAAACGGCTCTCGTCTTCCTCAAGTGTCGCCTTCCGGCGCCGCTCCCCCCTCTCAGCCTGAGTCCCGACACGCCGCGAGCGAGAGCAGGGGTCGGTCACCTCATCGGCGCCTCTCTAAGATCCCATCCTCTTCCAACCTAGCTGCCGACGCCGGATCTGGCTCTCCCACTCGTAGGAGTGCCTCGAAGCCTTCTTCCAAGACAGCAACcggtggaggcgaggagaTGTTCAAGGCTGTCATGCAGCGGAACATGGGTGGTCGCACTCTCGTGGAACTCGCGCAGGCACGAGCCGGTGGTCGTCCAGTGGACGAGTTTAAGCGCTGTGCCAGCGAGTCTAAAGCGACTGGCTCCTGCTCGAGTCTGAAATCATTAGACCGCGAGCCACCTGCTGTCTGGGATCCTGAACGCGACGAGATGCCCAGTCCCTTCCTGGCTCGTGGGAAGAAGGTCATTCGCAACCTGCGGTGA